The DNA segment TGATGATAAAACGGACCGGTTCGCTGAAGACGCACCTATGACAGGTGCCAGGGTCGAAGGAGGAGCGGATTCGGTTTCTCTGGGAAGTCAGCGCTATGCAGCGCTTTTTTCCAGTAAGTGCTTGAGATTCGCCCCTTCCTCGGCCATGTGTTCGCGGAGGGCGGCGATTTGCCGCGGCAGCAGGCGGAAAAGCATCCAGTCCAGAAGCGGGCTCAGGATCGGGAAGCGGGTGCCGAAGCCCAGTTCAGCCGTAAACAGGATATGGTTCTCCTCTGGCTCAATATCGAATGAGCCCCTCAAGCCGGGTGCCACCCGGTAGTCGATATGCTGGTTCGGCTCAATGGCGGTCGTACGCAGCTTCATCTGGTGCAGGCGGCCGTGCAGGTACTCCTCGACGTGTACCACCGATCCTGCCTCCTGCATCCGGCCCTTGATGCAGCGGCAGCGAACGTGGTCCGGATGCCAGGCCAGGTAATGCTCATCCAGGTGCACCAGCCAGTCGAAGACCTGCTCGGGCGAGGCCTTGATTTCGACGGTGTCCCGTAATACGATCATGGTTAGTCGCTGTAATCAGGACCGGCGGTACCTAACGGTTTTCCAGTTCCGTGTAGCGCTGGATGTCGGCCAGCAGGCTGTCCGTCATCTCCTGGACCCGGTGCGTGTACTCTCTGAGAATCCGCATGGAATCCAGATACCAGCGGTATTTCTCTTTGAACTCTTTCGTCTCGGTATGATAAAACTCCTCGCTGCGCTTATCCAGGTTCGGCAGTACATATTGCTCGGTGAGTCGCCGGAAGCTGATGAATTCGTCATTGACCAGGTTCTTGAAGGAATAATAGCTGGAGAGCTGGAAGATCAGGTCGACGTCCAGGATCTCCAGGGCTCCGGACTGTACGGCTGCATCCCACACGCTTGACTGAGAGCCGATCGCCAGGTGCAGCCGCATGGGCTTGGGCATGTGCCCCCGCTCGTAATCGCTGAGAAAGGCGGTGATCAGGCTGTCGAGTACCGGTACACCCTGGCGGTAGGCCCGGGAGAGGACGCTGAACTCTTCCGCAAAGGCCGC comes from the Candidatus Neomarinimicrobiota bacterium genome and includes:
- a CDS encoding SRPBCC family protein, translating into MIVLRDTVEIKASPEQVFDWLVHLDEHYLAWHPDHVRCRCIKGRMQEAGSVVHVEEYLHGRLHQMKLRTTAIEPNQHIDYRVAPGLRGSFDIEPEENHILFTAELGFGTRFPILSPLLDWMLFRLLPRQIAALREHMAEEGANLKHLLEKSAA